The following coding sequences lie in one Glycine soja cultivar W05 chromosome 16, ASM419377v2, whole genome shotgun sequence genomic window:
- the LOC114389049 gene encoding spermidine hydroxycinnamoyl transferase-like gives MVSILSSYTVIPSEATPNCSLLLSESEQINAPTHSLTIYVYKPNHLNKIIPNMNMVDTMRDSLAKILVHYYPLAGRLRMIQGRRWEVECNAKGVILLEAESTRALNDYAIFEPNDTIKELIPKVDYTEPIENSPLFLVQLTRFSNGGFCVGIAISNIITDGISGTHFINLWATLARRDTLEEHDMPLLNKVVLQSSDKKPCFDHKEFKPLPLVLGHADTTEESKKETTVAMLKLSREMVEKLKKKANEGNQGRAYSRYESISAHIWRCVVKARDGYHNQPTVVHIIAGARNRLNPPLPLNYFGNATYPTVTPTCLSGDIVSKPLSYVAHKIREAIEVLTDEYLRSGFGFIRSQSDVGWLRGKNDNEGKVESLFLGNPNLNIWSWMRNMPMYGPNFGWGRPVYMGPGAVKGDGRAFIMPGQEDGSVLVAIRLQSAHVEAFKEVFHKDM, from the exons ATGGTAAGCATTTTATCTTCTTACACAGTGATTCCTAGTGAGGCTACACCAAATTGTAGTCTCTTGTTATCTGAGAGTGAGCAAATCAATGCTCCCACTCATTCGCTCACCATCTACGTCTACAAGCCAAATCATCTCAACAAAATTATCCCCAACATGAACATGGTTGATACAATGAGAGACTCTCTTGCCAAGATCTTAGTCCACTATTACCCACTAGCTGGCCGGCTACGCATGATACAAG GTAGAAGATGGGAAGTGGAGTGCAATGCAAAGGGTGTGATATTGTTGGAAGCTGAATCCACAAGAGCACTTAATGACTACGCTATCTTTGAACCCAACGACACCATTAAAGAACTTATTCCCAAAGTTGATTACACCGAACCCATTGAGAATTCACCATTGTTTCTAGTGCAGTTGACAAGATTCTCCAATGGTGGCTTCTGTGTTGGCATTGCCATTTCAAACATCATTACTGATGGGATTTCCGGCACTCACTTCATCAACTTGTGGGCAACGTTGGCTCGAAGAGACACCTTGGAGGAACACGACATGCCACTTCTGAACAAAGTGGTTCTTCAAAGTTCGGACAAAAAACCATGCTTTGATCACAAAGAATTCAAGCCATTGCCACTTGTACTAGGTCACGCTGACACCACGGAGGAGAGTAAGAAGGAGACAACAGTTGCAATGTTGAAACTCTCAAGAGAAATGGTGGAGAAGCTTAAGAAGAAAGCCAATGAGGGCAACCAGGGTCGAGCTTATAGCAGATATGAGAGCATCTCGGCTCATATATGGCGATGTGTCG TGAAGGCTCGTGACGGGTATCACAATCAACCAACAGTCGTAcacattattgctggtgcaagAAACAGATTGAACCCACCTTTACCTTTAAACTATTTTGGAAACGCAACGTATCCAACAGTGACACCGACATGCCTAAGTGGGGACATAGTGTCAAAACCCTTGAGCTACGTGGCTCACAAGATAAGGGAAGCAATTGAAGTGTTAACAGATGAGTATCTAAGGTCAGGGTTTGGTTTTATTAGGAGTCAGAGTGATGTGGGGTGGCTTAGGGGAAAAAATGATAATGAAGGGAAAGTGGAGTCCTTGTTTCTTGGGAACCCTAACCTGAACATTTGGAGCTGGATGAGAAACATGCCAATGTATGGGCCAAATTTTGGGTGGGGGAGGCCTGTGTATATGGGCCCAGGTGCTGTGAAAGGGGATGGAAGGGCATTCATTATGCCAGGTCAAGAGGATGGGTCTGTTTTAGTGGCTATTAGGTTGCAAAGTGCTCATGTTGAAGCCTTTAAGGAGGTCTTCCACAAGGACATGTGA